TGCTTGTGCTAGAAACATAAACCTTGCTTCGGTTTTGGACAATAAATTTACTTATGCATATGTCAATAGGCTGAAAGATGGTTTCCTTTAAAGATATAACTCAGATAAGTTGAGTATTTCATGGTAATGACACCTCACATACTGCTTTCACTAAGTTTAAGGGATTGGCGAAAATTGAATCaagatatgaattttttttttctcatcttaATTCCTATATTTCATGGAATTTTATGTCTATGAAATGTGCGTGTAGGCTATAGTATCTGATTATTTGCTTTGAGATTTCTCATTTTGGAGTTTCCAGTGGCTCTATGCTGCCTTGAGACAGTTATTCTTATGGGCTCTAGAGGCTGATGTGAGGTTCTGGGGTTACTTAGGAGAGCTTATTTGGTTATTAACTTTCAGTATGTGAGATACCAAAATCCATTTTTCTGGTTATTCAGACCTGGAACAAACACTTACCAAATCATTTATTAGTTTATGTTTAAGCTTTAATGTTTGCATGTGATGTTTGTTGCAATCTCACATATGATAAAAATGGATTGAGTCTTGGTTTTAAGATAACATTATcctgtaaattattattgtggGTGATTATAAAGTGTATGACCCACAGCAAGTGTGTTAGAGCAAACCAAGGTTCTCCTAGTCATGTTTGAGTGAGGAAGAATATTTCTATGCTACATACGGTAGAAATGAATTGGATCTTGCACATATAAAAGTAGGTTGGCAACATCATCTAATAGACTAATCTTCTGAGTGGTTGGTGAGCGACTTGTCCATGACAAGTCACTTTCTTAttcttgatgattttgatgaatgGTTAGTTCTAAACGAAGCCAAGCCACTCAAACCAAAACTAGTTTGTTAGCAAATGTATTGATCTGAACCAAATTTGATAATGAGCCAAGTTCAATACTATGGTTCATTTGCACCCTATATACTTTCACATAGGCATGCTAATAGTGAGAAACAACACTTTGGTATAGTCTATTTTCTTAAGGACTTCTTCTTTCTGCCTATCTTCAGTAAAAATTCTTATAACTAAGCTAAGTCCTTCCTTATGTTCATTTTGTTTCTGATTTTCTGATTTGTATGTATCCAGGGATGAACTTTCCATGCAGTATTCACCAATGTCTGAAGATTCTGATGACTCAAGATTTTGTGAGGCCCATATAATCACTTGCTTATCCCAAAGTGATAGCTTGCCCACTAGTCCAGTTTCTCCATACAGGTACCAAAGGCCACACAGTGGGTTCTCTTCTGCTCCTTCTACCAGTTCAAATCCTTCACATAGCTGTACTGTCAGTGGCTCACAGCCACGTCAACGAGGCTCAGATTCTGAAGGCCGGTTCCCGTCATCACCTAGTGATATATGCCACTCAGCTGACTTGAGGAGAGCTGCACTCTTGAGATCTGTGCAGATGAGAACATTGCCTCCTGGCACGCCGTCTTTTGAACAGGAACCATGCTCATATATCAAGTCTCTAGTTGATGAGAGGGAGTATCAGATTGAGGAGTGTTCTTCTCTGCGTATGTCAGAGCCTGGATTTAGTCAGGAGAAGTCATGTAGAATGTTGAACATGAACATCAAAGGGGATGAGTCGCAGGGTTAATTGCTTCAGGAAGCATCTTCTTGCCGGTGCTGACTCTGATTTTGTGagcttttgtattttttttttggagcaGTTGTACGGCAGGGTGCAatgattttccttttgtttttttgttttttttgggttCTTGCAACCTAGATGCAGCTTTCATACTTGTTTCTCTATTGCTTAAAATATGCAGAAGGCTATAAACTGGCGACACACTTATTCACCTCAGTAGCTTGTTGATGTTGAGCTTCCACCCTGACcaattttcatatcttttatgTTATAGATGGATAACATATATTTTCGACATTTGctttaatgacattttttccctgtactctttcttttttttataagttcTGGAAACTAAGAAAATTGAATGTGAAGCTCCGGGCTTTTATAAATCATTTAGATTTATGATTATACCCGTCAGAAGTAATAAGGTCCCACGCAATTTTgttggaaaatatttttgagaaaGGAAAATTTCTATAGATGATAGTATACAGAGGCAAAAGTGTCCGAGGCTTTGCTCACTTATGCGGTCTAAATCTGGCTGCTTCATCATATTTCGGCCTTTGTTATCAACATTTGGTCGTTTAAGAAATTAGATTGCATTATGGACAGATATTTTGACTAGCGGCTCACAAATCTATGTACAGCTACTTGGAACAAAATTTATGCACGCCTAAAAAAGATCCAATCTTCTTGCCTTTCTTCACTTTCTTAGCACAGCGACAGACTCTAACCATCTTCACGTTCTTCACCCTGCAATAAGATCCAATATTCTTGCCGTCTTTGCAAAGCaaggataattttaattttatgagggcatttttatctaaaatatttaataaataaaaactaattataattaaaattaatattactataataatcATTGTAATATCTAACTGAaagataataatgaaattaaaaaaagattattactTCTAatactttcattaatttttactttttattgccagtaagtaaaaaatattattagagtaatttGAGTTTTTCGAAACTAAATGCACCTCATTTAACAAAATCAAGGCCTACAGATCATCACCGATATAAAAAGCTCTGCACACGTGTGctcatttaataaaatcaaggcCTACAGATCATCACCGAAAGTAAAAGCTCTGCTCAAACAAATTTCTAGTATCATCAAGTGGCACTGATCCACCCTCTTCATCAAACAGATTAAAATTAACCAGTAATCCTTTGTAAGATGACGGTAACACAATGATACACTTAAATCAAGCAAATGCTGatagaatatttttcttcagGGTGAATTCGTCTGCCTTGGCCGGGCTGATTGACTGCACCAAACAAAAAACATGATCTCAGCTTCATTTCTATATCTTGATGGTTCTAATTCAGAATAGCACTTAATCCTCTACATCTTAACAATGTTCTCCTGATACTATAACCATCTAAAAACTGCACAATCAGATGTTAAAGAGTAATACATCTTATAATAGCAAATGCATATCGCCTGCCAAAAAGAGCTTTAGAATGCTACATACTAAACTATGTGCTTAATGATATAACAGTCAAGAATCTGACCTTGTCAAGCATGCGCCGAAGCCTGTCAATCTCCTTGTTGGCATAATCAGAACCCTTCTCCATATAACTCTTTGCAACTTTCAGGTAAATCTTTCCATACCTAGAAACAGGAAACTATATTACTAATATCTAGCCTAACATTGCTTTATCAGAAATAAGTCTATATTTGAGTAAGAGTAAGGATAGGATGCATATTGTAAGTAACAATATAATAGAGGAAATAAAAGTCCTCACGCATAAGAGACCATCAATAATGAACTAAGTGACAGACtgaatatatgatttatatatacatcAATATATGACAAGTACCTTGCACTGGAACCCTGTAGCTTCCCAATTTCCTCTTCTATCTTGGCAAAAACTGCCTTCTTCTCATCACTGCTGGCAGCTACAAAGTCCTTTACCAAGGCATCCAGTTGTGCAACTATACCAGCCTAATTGAAAGTTCTTAAGAATCAATATACAtgtaaatgataataaaaagcTATCACAGTCAATTAAATCAGGAGTTACTAACTTTTGATGTAAGTTGTCCTTTTCCATCTCGGCTGGTACCACACTTTTCATTGATGAAAGAGACAAAGTCATCTAAATCTCTGCCACCATCATAGTCTTCACCAGCTTTGTTGCCCTTGGGGAAGAATTTCAATGTAGGATATCCACTTACTCCATACCTGTGCATTGAGCAATAGTCTCAATTTAGACTTAATGTTGGGAAGCATATTTGAGGCTAaatgagaatataaatttaagcttCTGCTTACTTTTCTGCCAGATCCTTGTACTTGTCAGCATCCAAATTAGCAATTACCACATCTTCTTCCGTTTTAAATGCTGTGGCCACCTTTTCATATGTCTGGAACAAACAACCATACAGTATAAATGGTTAATGAGACAGAAACAACGGAGAACATTTATCTACCTAAACAGGTAATCCATACTTACAGGAGCAAGGTTTTTGCAATGGCCAcacctgaaaaaagaaaaatccagaAATCATTTAATACAGAGCAGAGTCAAAAGCGGATAAGAACAAAATGGAACAAGATAAAAGCAAATCCATGGTCCATGAAGATTTTAAGACCAGCAAGGCATTGATAAAATACacgcaaagaaaaaaaaaaatgagagagcACCACTACTCACCAAGGTGCATAAAACTCAACCAGAACATCTTTGGACTCGTCCAAGACTACTACATCAAAGTTATCTGCTGTTAGCACCACCACATTGGATGGAACAGCAGCTATCTTCACATTGGTCCCTGTAAATGAGTTAAATGATCAAGAAACACACAATGCATAATTTTTGCATATAAAACAACCATGCATGGTGCATATGGGGAAGGTTAGCACCAAAACATGGTTGGGTATTTGTGTAAAATACAAACATATGTATGCAGTACAACTAGTATAATTTCTTCCCCTATAAAAGAAAACTAGTTTTCCACAATTTTTACATTGTCTGATATTGTGGAAAAGAGGTCAAAAGAACTACACTTGTTGATGAACAAGCTTTCGTATGGTTAACATATTTCTAAAAGGGATTTTACTAAAATTACCTCCTTCATTATTCACAAACTCAGCAAGAGATTCTGCAGTACGTGGCCCTTCATACCtgcaaatttcaaaatttaatgtacTCAGCAGACAAAGATGCAGGGCAATAGAGCATTGAATTAAAAACAATGTGAACTTTATTGGACTCCACTCACTTTTTGGGTTCCAAAGATCCCTTAGGAAACCATTGAATTGTTGGGTATCCTGAAACGCCATACTTGCTGCATATGCTCTTCTGCTCATCACAGTCCACCTATACCACAACATAAACATATAGAATGTCAAGAAAGAACAAATGAGTTTCCAAAAAATATAGAAGTAACAAGATGttaaagttttaagttaagCTAAGAATACTATGAGACACtatttaagaaaagaaatatttaaaaaagtcCCAAAATCGTATTAAACAAACGGGAGCTGGCAATTTTTGATGAGCTCACCTTTCCGATCAGAACAGACTTAGCTTTCTTAAAGCTTGCGCCAAGCTTCTCATACTCGGGAGCAAGCTTTTTACAGTGCCCACACCTGTCTCAGTGAACAAAAAACATATTCAGGAATTTGATCATAGCTTGGACAATTAACTTTCAGAATCCAGCAAAAAGCAATACAAAAACCTCAAGAAAAACATCTTGGAAACCTATTAACTCTTCAAGGACTCATGAGAAAGTTCTAGTTTGTTTCCTACGGAACAAGCCCTCTTTTGCTGATAAAAGCATCCCTTAAAGTTGAAAGAAGAGATTTGAAACAGAGAGAAGTACTGAATTGTTCAACATTTGGATGCCGAGGGCAATAGTTAACCCCTGATAGATCATTGATTTATCTTTTCTCTCTAGCCTTAAATTGcaaaacaatatgaaaaaactaatcattttctaTGTTGTGCATCATCTTTCTTTTCACCTAATCTGCCTTTCGCAATCAGTCACTGACAAATCTAATGGAAGTTCCGTTTAATAATGCTCTATACCGATATGCAAACAactaaacaatattaaatttggAGGACACACGGCATTAAACGATGCCTATCCGCCGTCCATTAAACATTGACCAGTACAACcataataaatatgacaaatcaaAAGTAAAAATCCTCCACAAAAACAGATCTGCATGATAAATAATCACGATCGGCGTAAAATGACTTAGTGACAACAAAGAGTAATAGGCTTACCAAGGAGCATAGAACTCAACGAGCGCTCCTCTGTCCTGACCAACCTCCTTATCGAAGTTCTCCTCTGTTAGCACAACGACATCGTCCGCTAGAGCTGATACAAACAACAAGGTTAAAGTCCCTAAGGTTAGCCAGATCTGATTCTTCTCCATTTCTCTCTTTGTTTGTTGCATGAGTATTTGTTTTCAGCTGAATTCGAACTTTATATGCGAGGTCTTTGTTTTCAATGGTTTAGTTGAATTTTCAGATGGGAAATGCTAAAAGTGGTGAACCCTACAAAATTTCCATGCGCATGACCCTTATTACGCTGATGTGGCATTCTATGATTTGTTGGTTTGACGTGGAAGTTTGAGGGAACCGTGGGTTTGTTGTCTTCCTTTGACGATCGACGCCCATGGAGGTGGTTGTGGTGCAGGAAGTGTTCGTTGCCACGTGTCGAGTCACGAGAAGCCAAACTTCCCAGAGTTTCTGTTGTTTTTTGCGCCAAATctcttattcccacctaaactattttgttttcacatgtttctatattttaattttaaaattttcatttatttacctataagtaattaatattaattacttatgtaaattatatcattttctctcttaaatcttaacaactaacaattttttctaacttaaattttcaaaaataacattttctcttagaatttttaattttttaaattcaatttttttgacaaCAAAGAGACTTTTTTGATGATCTTTAAACAAAAGTTTTTCCTCTCTAGCAAGTCTTCCTTCTGAGTTTACATGACATCAT
This sequence is a window from Mangifera indica cultivar Alphonso chromosome 5, CATAS_Mindica_2.1, whole genome shotgun sequence. Protein-coding genes within it:
- the LOC123215980 gene encoding putative protein TPRXL isoform X1 yields the protein MNSESNSTTTSTSVSTSSPSSSGKRSRDPEDDVYLDNLHSQKRYLSEIMASSLNGLSVGGSLSENLMESPARDELSMQYSPMSEDSDDSRFCEAHIITCLSQSDSLPTSPVSPYRYQRPHSGFSSAPSTSSNPSHSCTVSGSQPRQRGSDSEGRFPSSPSDICHSADLRRAALLRSVQMRTLPPGTPSFEQEPCSYIKSLVDEREYQIEECSSLRMSEPGFSQEKSCRMLNMNIKGDESQG
- the LOC123215980 gene encoding uncharacterized protein LOC123215980 isoform X2, producing MASSLNGLSVGGSLSENLMESPARDELSMQYSPMSEDSDDSRFCEAHIITCLSQSDSLPTSPVSPYRYQRPHSGFSSAPSTSSNPSHSCTVSGSQPRQRGSDSEGRFPSSPSDICHSADLRRAALLRSVQMRTLPPGTPSFEQEPCSYIKSLVDEREYQIEECSSLRMSEPGFSQEKSCRMLNMNIKGDESQG
- the LOC123215978 gene encoding protein disulfide-isomerase like 2-1-like, with protein sequence MQQTKREMEKNQIWLTLGTLTLLFVSALADDVVVLTEENFDKEVGQDRGALVEFYAPWCGHCKKLAPEYEKLGASFKKAKSVLIGKVDCDEQKSICSKYGVSGYPTIQWFPKGSLEPKKYEGPRTAESLAEFVNNEGGTNVKIAAVPSNVVVLTADNFDVVVLDESKDVLVEFYAPWCGHCKNLAPTYEKVATAFKTEEDVVIANLDADKYKDLAEKYGVSGYPTLKFFPKGNKAGEDYDGGRDLDDFVSFINEKCGTSRDGKGQLTSKAGIVAQLDALVKDFVAASSDEKKAVFAKIEEEIGKLQGSSARYGKIYLKVAKSYMEKGSDYANKEIDRLRRMLDKSISPAKADEFTLKKNILSAFA